The Nyctibius grandis isolate bNycGra1 chromosome 7, bNycGra1.pri, whole genome shotgun sequence region TAAGCAAAAACCAACTTATTTCTCATCGTAACAGAAGACTTCCATGTACATGAATTTTACACAATAGGGAAGTCAATTTGTACAGTTTTTAAACTTTGTATAGAAGTTgcatggtttattttttttaaaaaactatacAGCATATCtattgtttttataaatatttttgtgtttcttataTAAGCTATTGTAGGGCTTGAGCTTAACCAATAAAGCTAATGAAATGTGAATAGTTTACTGAGTTGGACAAGCATGAATCAAGTAAGGTTTTTGTTCCCAGAGGACTATGGGACTACCAGTGCCATTAAGCAAGTCTCGGTTACCTGTTTACCTTTCGTGTCATTCTGTGGAACATCAAGGAGGTTGTATTTGTTACAGTATTTTGTAGacacactttatttttaagatactgTTGATAAGTATGTTTAAAGGACCAGTCAGACATTTAAGCAACTACTTTTGCTAAACTCTTGGTTTTTATTTGGTTTCTGACAAACATTGTATCTGgctttatttttactcttaACTTTCTCATACTTTGTATTcatatttattctaaaatactGCATGAGGATGTCAAAAGGGAAATACTTTAAATCATTCAGAAGCCATATTAAATGTTTAgcatgcttgtttttttaaaaaaccatGGATTTTTACTTTTGCTGTGCAATATAAAATGTGTATATGGAGGAGGGGGAGATACAGATTTTCAAATGAATCTCACTCAGAGGACTTCAGCAAGTTTAATAAATCTTACCCTGATTGCAACACATCTGCAGTAATGAAAACTCGTATAGGAGGTACTAAGTTATTTCTGTTAAACTAATCTTCCTACTCATTACTTCAGTTTAAGGCTACAAGCAGTGCAGGATGCAGGAATGAAGATCTATAATGCAAGAAACTCAGATATATTTTGTAAGCATTCTGCCTGCGCTTTGCAGAGTCAGGATTGGGTCTCAACAAGTTGGATCCCAAGTGGAGGTGGGACTCTATGCAGTCTGAAACATATCCTTGTAGATTAAAATAGTATCCATAACACAAATCTTCAAAATTTCTGATTGTATTTCAGAGTTTTAAGTGCACTTGACTATTTCTTCCGTGTAAACTGCATGCTAAAACAGTGtgcaatattttgtaaaaaagttttttaaaaaaagaaaaattagcacTTGCCTCTCAGTTTTCACATGAaagtttaaaatgaatgttAGGAACTGTGCTGTTGTGTAGTAACTTTACTTATACCTTATTACTAGTAAGTGCAGTTTAAGAAATTAAAGTAGTAAGCAGTTAAACAAAGTGAACAGGAGACTTCTATTTTGTGATCTTAGCAAGCTATACTTTTCTACTTCACTAGCATAAATAACAGTAGATCTTCATGgattgttatattttatttaaggtAAATAATGCAACGTTGGGTCCTTCATAGTGCATTCTTGCCATCACTTGGCACTCGTGTCAGAAATACACTTCTCTACATAGCACTTTGTTAGAAAACTagaggaaaaatgttaaaatgtgtGTCAGTTGCATATTTGGCAATAGTATTAATATGCCTTATTGGTATATAGTTCCTTCTGCTAAATTCTTATTTATTACTACTTAATAAATTGTTTGCAACAAGTCAtggttgttgtttttattattgcagCCAGCATGAAAGTGCCATCAAATGTCTTAACAAGTATGTGTTCTTACCAAAGAGCGGTATTTTGTAACAGGCTCATCTTTGCAAGGCATGAAGAAAGATCATCAGAGAGGATCATAAGGAGGGCCCCATGCTGACTACAAATTAAGATACATCTTGGAAATcggcagaaaaaacagaaactgtTAGTCATGGCAAACCAGAAGTTTGCAGATGTTGCGCGTCAGTGGAGTCGTTAAGTAGTGATTAAGCCTGGTTACACAGTCCTAGCAGGCTTCTGGCACCTGCGTACGTAGGAGTTTCCATGGTGTTGCTGTGACAAGGAAGGCGAGTACAATCCTTTCATCTAGAAAAATCCTCACGACCAGATCCACAGTAAGCAACAGATACAGGTTCTTTTAGATTgctggtgatgaatacactgcAAAGCACGCTTAGGTACCaatgaacatatatatgttgcaagatgactatatagcgctactaatacaattacaaatacaagcttgctTTCTAAGTTTCCTGGGGGAGCACttggtataaccaagtgtacgaGTCTTGCCCAAAGGCGTCcctgtgggtggggaagagaggttcagcccgttgactgatcccagaagtccatagtgatgtctccctgacttctcagcaatggtatcttccccaccttgcctctttcttcaaggcattttatactattttcctacGTTTAGGGGGAGCTTGAGTGgctctagtcatacatacctttacttttgattggtgcaaaattctctcgctttgattttaaaggtatagacttaagaaaaattcagagagcatgctcgggggcagagggaggcgggtagcttttgggatggaggtgtgtctcggtattataatgagattataatgagcaaagctCATCCACAGGACATGATTTCACCACAATTGCTAGCTCAGCTGCCAGAGTTCTGGGTGGAATGGGATATTATCTCTTATTTGACAGTAGCTATGGAATTTATCAGCTACGAGGTATCATCTAGTTCCCATACCTGTCTTGtttacacagagcctggccatggTTATCTCCATACTGTACCACCCTCCGTTCTCTTGGAGTCAGCACACCAACCTCCCTTGGTGCTGAACATCTAAGAATGTAGGCCAGGTTCTCTGGGGAACCATCATagagcagattccttacatgcCAACTGTGTCCCACCCTAGATGCCTTCTTAGTTCTGTaagatgtggatataactttactctcaataagtgtgccGCTGATAATTAGTTTCAGTAAGTTGCCCCCGGTAGTTACTCCACAGTTACCTGTTGTGAATTACCCAGGGTGAGCTGTCTGGTGTGAGTCAGTTACCCAATGTGGGTCAGTTACCTGGTGTGGGTCATCCCAGATGGATTACCTGGTGTGGATTATCCCAGGTGGGTTATCAGGTGTGGGTTATCCCAGGCAGGGCCCCCGCTGCAGGTCATCTCCACACAGGATCCCCTCATAAGCATCCCCCTACAGGTTTCTTCAGGTGCATGTTTCACACCTGTGAACCCCCACGTGAGTTCACACCACAGGAGTTTCTCCCCATGAGTGTTTACCCCACGAAAGTTCACACCCACATGTATTTCTCCTACAGGAGTTCACCCCCACCAAGTTCATACCCACTGTGTTTCTCCCATGGGAGTTCACCCCATGTGAATTCAGGCCCATGTGTGTTTCTCCACACGGGAGTTCATACGCACGCGTGTTTAGCCCACCTGAGTGCATTCCTACACTTTGTCTACCCGAGTTTATCCCGTGCGAGTTTCATTCCCATGACTGTTTTGTCCACGCGTGCCACCCCACAGCGTGCTGCTACCCCAGGGCTAAGCAGAGGGCCGAGTGGTGCTTCCgaggaaggaggcagaggcCACCGAGCCGCTCAGCGACGGGACCGCGCCGGACGCTGAGCAACGCCGGCAGCAGCGCTCGGCCCGGTCACGGCCAGACCGAGGAGCCTCGCGGTCAGGGGCTCTTGGGCGCGCTCGGGCGCAGCCCCTCCGGCGGGCAGCCCCTCGGGAGCGGGAAAGGCCGCGGAGGGGAACAGCTGCGCGAGGATGCAGGTGAGGCCCCGCTCGCTCCTCAGAGGCCGCGCTGGGCTGCCGGGGCCCGGGGCTGCGGCCCGGGGCGCTGCCGCCCACGACCGCCGCCCCCCTCCGCCACGCGCGAGGCGTCAGCCGACCGCCAACCGCCAACCAGCGACCGGGGCCCGgcgccccgccccccgcccgcccaaTGGCGCCCCTCGCATCCCGGCGCGCGGCCGCCGGTTGGCTCAGGCGCCGGGAATCGTCACATGGGCAGAGAACAGCCCAGCGCGGGGGGCGTGGcagccgccggccccgccctGCGGCGCGCGGAGGGTGCCGGCGCGCGGGTGGCGGCAGCTTGGCAGATGGTGGCGGGCCCTGAGGCCATGCAGAGGCTGCTGGAGGGTGGCGGGTCCCTGCTGGAGCGGGTGGCCGTCGGCacccccctctccctgctgctggccgCTTCCGCCTTCGCGCTGAGCCTCGGCTACCTGTTCCAGCTGGGTTACCGGCGCCACGCCGGGTCCGACCAGAGGGTACGCGCTGGGGGACGCGCGGTGCCTCCGGCCGCCCGCGGCTGGGCCAGGGAGAGGCGATGGGTCGGGACCGGGGACCCGGCGGGCTCCGCCGCCCTCCCGCGGAGGGGTGGTTACCGCGGGGCGAGcgcaggggagagggggggagtcGGGGGGAGCCGGGCGGCCTCCCTTCAGGGTGCGGACGGCCGGGGGAGCAGCGGTGCGCTCACCTCCGCACAGCCCTTGGGGAGCGCGAAGGCTTGGGCGGCACAACCCAGCGTGTGGGAGCAGGCTCTGGCGAGCGAGCAGCGTTCCTGGCAGCCTCCCCGGGCACGATTTCTGACAGAGGTGTTGCAGCGGCTCGTGCCCGCGCCCAGCGCGTGGATGCCGGGTGAAGCAGAGGTGCGGAGGCTGTGCAGAGGCAAAGGCCGTGCCCGGTACTGCTTCATCAGGGCAGCCTAAAAGGCGGCTCCCACGTGTGTGTGAAACTCATCGCTGTACTGAAGTTGGTGGTTTGGGGGGACTGTTTAACAAATCGTCAACGCTGTTTTTCTGACTGCCTTCTTTCCAGTTGCAGTatctctgtgctttgctttcagagGCAGGTCAGCAAGCATCTTAATcgtattaattttattttaacctctgctgcttttaaatgtggctcactctttaaaaaaataatcagttgtCCAAAGTTGGCCTTTTCACAAAAGAGTTTAAACAAAACATGTGTAAAGCCTCTGCTGTGTTTAGTTTTCTTGTAAATGGACATGATTTTATtactctctgaaaaaaaattcagtaatttatttttctgtttcttcctcagAAATACCCACCTTATATTTCATCAAGCATCCCTTTCCTCGGACATGCAGTCACATTTGGAAAAAGTCCTATTGAATTTTTGGAAAATGCTTATGACAAGGTATGTTTTCCCACATGACTGGCTGAGcatatgctaaaatatttttgtgtatctATCAAGTTCTCTATATGGACCCTGTTTAAAATCAGTTCATTCTCATTTACCACCTCGAATATGGAATGGAGTGTGCACAGAAGGCTCTGGTTTCTTCAGATCTCTTTATGTGCGTTGTTGTTAGAGAAATGGTGTTTTCTGAGATATCTCGTAtgattcagatttaaaaaatatgtgtatttggGTAATGCTCATATCTGAATCACAAGTTAAgtaaaaagccattttcatGGTGTTATTTCTTGCCTTAATTGGGAACTTTTAAACTCACTCTTTACTAATCTGTGACCAGGCTGGAATGTAGCTGACCACCTCTGTAGGCAATTTGATGAATTTTAATGCCCTCTTCAATGTTAAAAGGGCTGGTGTATAAAACCTCAGTAGGTTTTATACTATAACAGCCCACAAGAAATGGACTAAGGTAGTAGATCCTTAATTCCAGTGAAATAAGATCTGTTTCACATTCTAGAGTCATAAGCTTAAATCTTAGCTTGGTTAGCTTGTAGAAAGCCAAATGTAGTACATGAAGACCTGCTGGAGATGAcctttaaactttaaaatattatttgctcTTAATTATCTATCCATAACTTCAAATCCAGAATTTTTTGAGACAGTTTGTAGAATACTGGAGGCTGTATGTACTGTAATCTCCCTGCTAGTTTTTGTAGCGTAATTGatcttttatttacattttctaaacTAAATGGTTTTAAAACGTGCAAGATCATGTTTATTCGTTACAACGTTAGATATCACTAGTAAGTATATTGAGGACAGAATTTAAACGTGGCTTAACGTATTTATAGCTTTATTAAATCTCTAGATACTTCTTAGGAGAGTAAGTGATTTATGGAAACATGTACATAACGAGATACGGATTTAATGATTTGTGGtgttcttatttaaaatacattggtatttttttttctctcttagtATGGACCTGTGTTCAGTTTCACTATGGTTGGCAAGACATTCACATACCTACTGGGTAGTGATGCTGCTGCTCTACTCTTCAATagtaaaaatgaagatttgaaTGCAGAGGATGTATACTCTCGGTTAACTACACCAGTTTTTGGCAAGGGAGTTGCTTATGATGTCCCTAATAtggtatgtattttaaatatgagtAGAAAAGTATTATCATTTAAATTCTGAGTAGGCAGCCCCGAGCTCTTGGCTCTGTATGATTGTGTGTTCATACACCATTCTGGCATATTGCAGTTGGTAAATTGTCTCAGTTGGATAATCAAGACTGAACATGTTTAGGTTGCTTTATCTACCACCTGGCCATTCGTTAGTCTGGAtgctatttttttgttcttgaaacCATCTAATCCCACCAGAGAGGAAAAACTAGTAAGTGagtctctttttccttcccttacaGCATGCCACTGACTGCAGTTTACTTTTCCCTTACAAGCAACTTTAGATCTTCCTTCTGAGAGAGCTTTAAGAGtggtaatttttcatttatgccACACCAAATCTAGATACAGGAGTATCAGTTTGACAGGTTGCACCAGAAGCTTTGTCTTGCTTGGACAAAAGTCAGTCTGTATGTGTTTGCAGAACACAGTCTGCATGGGTCTGGAAGCACAGTGGCTGTGTCATGTGGCATTGTTTCCAAGCTGAGCGTTGGCTGGTTTCTCGTTTGTGCATGTTGTCTGGCCTGACAGACTCTCAAACTGCAGAAACCAACTTTTCCATGGACAGACTCGCTCCACTGATTCTCTGTATTCAGTATCTGTTGACATCGACAGCCTGTTGTACAACGGAGTAGTATGGTGGCAGAAACAGCATTGTGATATgctttattttggggttttaaaTTTTAGCTTAATTTTGTTTGTATAAATGCCAGTCATTTTACTGGTAATAGTTTCTGCAGCCATCAGTACTTCTCCTCTGTAGCATGCCTCTTCATTCTCCCCTGCCGAAGGTACTTGCAGTGATTGTTGCCCTCTTAATTATGTGGCTTAGGGGCAGTAATCACTAGTCTCTTTTCCTCCATTCTGGCATTTTGCAGTGATCCACAAAGCATATATGTTGTTCTTACCTCATCCTTTTGGAAATCTCATATACAACTGACTACCAACAACTTGCCACTTTGTAAATAAGTAAAGGAGAACTTAGCTGTCTCCTGCTTTGTTAGGAAGTGTTAAATTGTGGATAGACAGTGTTGCAGAGTTTGGGGGGAGCATTGTTCGGgcggtgggtttttttgcacttgACGGATTTGTGTAGCTCCTTCCATCCCGTTGTGAATGAAACCATCAGGACTGCAGCCTGGATAACAAGTAGGAGATCGTTTCTTGTGTCCTAGGAGACTTCTTCCACCAGTGGAGCCATTCTAACAGACTTGTTTCTACCAGTTCCGATAGTTTGGAGGTCTTCCTCAAAAAGTCAGAGATGGAGTTGTGGATCCCTTTTGATGCTGCTAGAGTGTAGAGGGTACACAGCTCTCTGCAGtacatttttcatgttcttctCTAGTATATACTGGTTTCAGAAATGGTCTATGAATCAGACGGACTGCTAAGCTGGCCAGATGTTCACTGTTATGCTTGTTCTTTGGAGTCTGACTGTCCTGGGATGTCTGCTTGAAACTGAAAGGTGCTGGTTTGTCTCTGTTAGTTCTGTGAAAGTTCATCCGCTGTTACAGCTGTTTTGACTTCTGCTTTCACGCTCTACAGTTCATGGATGGATTTGAATGTCTATCTATCTTCATTCAAGAGCTAGTTCTTTGATGGGATCTAATCTCATCCTTCAGTTTTATAGAACTTTCTATAAGCTCCTTGGAAATGGGCATTTCTTGCAACTATGTTTTTCAGGCATATAGGGATGATTAAGGCCTTCTTCATTGGTCTACCAtatactactttttttctgaaataaggtttttttctaGAGTTACTctagttttttttccctagagtGTGAGTTCTGCTGTAGTCAAGAGGTTAATCTTTTCGTATTACTCAGTAAGCCTTGGGTGTCTCTGGATAAGCCTACTTAGTTCATACTTTTCATACTAGAAGGACTTCTTCCTCTTTATCTCTGCAGATTCAGGATCCTCAAAAAAAACACCTGGGCTACTTTATTCCACAGCTAGGAGATGCAGGGACTTTGCTATTGACATACTCATTACCTCTAGTCATGCGTTTCCCTGTGTGATGCTAGTGAGGTAGCATGTCTGGTTGTGGCCAGAACACATTCTGCTAGAGGTGAGCTGGTTTTTTGCATAGTGCTACCACCACAATTTCATTTCAGACTTGTACTGGGAAGGCATTTAGAGAGCTGTTCAAACTTTCGTTGGTGTTCTACCATTGATGGATCATCCAGAACTTTCTTTTAAGGCCCCCTTTTCTCTGCTCAAGCTGCAAAGTGTCTATCTATCTTTTCAGTCTGACAGTGACTTTCAGTCACGTGTTCAGGAGTTGTTACTTATTTACTAGTAATTCTGGTAATTGTTTGTTaatatgcatagtctatatatGAACTCATATTCACTCTCTGTCTCCTCCCTCCAAGCCTCTTGCAGATAGTTTTGCATTGAGAGGAGCTGAAATGGCAGAGGATGTGTTCACTCCTGTGTGCCATTCCTATCTCCACTGAGATGGAGATGGGCTAGCACGTTGCAAAGGAACGTGCTTGTCTCATTGCTCTGTGGCATGTGTACCCTGTGATAGACCGTTGGAGTTTCCACTGCATTCTGAAAACAAGTTTCTAGGaagtaacctttttttttttatgcctgtTGTTTTGTGAATAACTTTGTAGTACATGCAGAGCCCTTGTTGGGAAGACAATTTTTGGTGTATTACTCATGGTACAGTGCAGAGCTATAGGACAGATGCCCTCACTCATAATCAGggcttaaaaattaattgaataaTTTTCTGAGTCGATGTCCTGTCAATCCATTGAATGTGGTTCTCATCTAATAATGGGCTTTTTACCAGTAGGTTTGTTAGCTATGAGTCTATACAAAGCAAAAGAGGAAGAGGTGAGAAGGATGTGAAGCTCACCATTTTCTTAGCAAGCCGTTTGCTTCCTGCTTCTGTGTCTGACATCCTGGGCAGGTAGATCAGAGGACCTTGTAAAAGAGAGGTCCATCTCTAGACTAGAGGTAAGGTACTACTGCATGAGAGAAGACAGATGCTCTGGGGGAGAGAAAGCAAGGAAGCCACATAACAAGGAGCACAGGCTGAATCCAGACTTTGTAAGGACAGGTCTGATTACGTTTGTGATAATGTATTAAGTGCGTTCCATATTTCAATATCTTGACTGCTTCTTGTATCTTCAGGGATAAAGTTTAACAAAGATActagaattattttctgttttggtgcCGCGAAAGAGAGAATTGTAGGTCCCTTGAGCTAGTATTTTACTTGGACGTTACCAAACTTttgcttgaaaaacaaaaaaggtgaAAACCAGAATATTATCTATTACTTAAATTTGAGTATCTGTTGTACTCTACAATCCTAACCATAATTTCTTTCTACTTCTGTGTGTTCTTACAGTACAAATGATAATAAGTTGTTAATTACATTAATAAGATGATCCTTGTACtgattgctttttctgtcttcGTTCCTCTAGGTATTTTTGGAACAGAAGAAGATGCTCAAAACTGGGCTAAATATTGCCCAGTTTAAACAGCATGTATCTGTCattgaagaagaaacaaaggagTATTTCAAAGCATGGGGAGAGAGTGGAGAAAAAAGTAAGCAAGATCAGatgcatttttcctttgatttttctggGAAGGAATTAAGGCCAATGCAGTATGTTTCTGTAAATGATTTACTgcaatattaaagaaatttaaaaagacataGGTAAAACTGTACTGATCATGAGAAGAAATTTGCAAAATATGGATTTTGTTTAATCAAATGTAAGGCTATTGGAGAACAAAGCTCCTtggaaaatcactgaaaggagtGAAGGACTATCTTACTTTTGCTGTCTTAGCTCATAGAGAGTGTACCTGTTGCTTGGCTGATTCATGCTTGTTCTGCATGATATGAGTCAGCTCAGCATAACCACTTCTCAGTCCCTAGGAAAAGATAGTGCTCTGACTTCCCAGAGCCTATGTCAGAGATCTTAGCTCAGAGGTCTTCTACACTGAAAAACTGCGTCCTTGAAGCTGATAAGGTTAGGTTAGTAATGTAAGTggaattattcttttatttcccaTCTGTCTTTCCCAACTAGCCTGGTTAGACACAGCCCATCACCATTGTTGCAAGCCCACAGTGGCATAACAGTgtcagaaatattatttatttaaatacatatatttatatttaactaCATAATATTTATACAATATATGCTACTTACACATTTAagtataatttatatttattatttattttgtaagtaTATAATTTATACTATATATAATATAGTTATTAATACGATAATatataattttctatttaaagctACAAATATtattgtataaaaataatagagTAAGCAGCAAAACTAACTGGTTTCCCGTGGATTTGGATTTCAAGGTTAAGTTTTTGTATGacttcttttacatttattaaGGATTGAGTTTGTGCTGCATGGCTTACTTTGGAAGGATTACTAGCTCTCCTAGAAAAATTTCTAGAAAGAAATACCTTAGAAAAAAGTTCTTGAAATCAGCGACCTAATTTAAAAGTTCTTTGAAGAGGGACCTGATAGACACACAGAAATTTATCTCCTAGTAAAACAATCTAAAACTCTATTCAAAATTACTGATATGTGTTCAGttgcttatttttcccttctacaaaataaaaatgaagagtaACATGTCAAACACAACATATTGCCCGAAATGCATCTTCAGTAACATTTGTCAATTCTTTCCTTAGACCTGTTTGAAGCCCTTTCAGAACTTATAATTTTGACAGCAAGTCATTGCTTACATGGGAAAGAAATAAGAAGCTTGCTGAATGCGAAGGTGGCTGAGCTGTATGCCGATCTGGATGGGGGTTTTACTCATGCAGCCTGGCTTCTGCCAGGTTGGCTACCTCTGCCGAGCTTCAGGTACCAGAAATAGTAGATGAAGCAacttaagcattttaaaatgctaaaaactCTAaacctctttgttttttttttcccttcctattttttgtttgtaagcTACTCTAGACATCCCAATAAATCCTTATAAGCATTTTCTGTGTTACTCCGTGTAAAGTTGCtaatagaaatgttttgaattgCAGACGTCGAGATCGAGCACACAAAGcaataaagaatattttctacAAGGTTATCCAGAAACGTCGAAAGTCtgaggaaaaggaggatgaCATGCTCCAAACTCTACTTGATGCTTCATACAAGTAAGCAAAGGGTTTGAAGACTTGTAATTTATAGATGTTTTACTTTAGCTTTGAGCTCCTCAGTATAAGAAATATTCCCTCATGTTCTGAATTGGTTTTGTTGCCAGCAATTTGTTCTAGCTGTGTTCTTAAAAACTGCTTAAAAACTTTACTTGTAAATGGTTATTCAGATTTCTGAGATTTTCGTCAGTGGTCACGAGgttgcttcctttctctttgctggCTCTTGGGTAATGATTTTAAGGCCCCTAGAGAGTCTCTCTCCctgttctcccttctccctATCCCTAGATCTTTTGCTGCTCCATTTAGGgtaggcaataaaaaaaaaagtagtacaTTAGAAGAATTGATAAATACTACTGTAACTGGAAACCTGATCAAACAAAGCTCTAACATAACACCCTTCAACCTAGGGATGGCCGTCCACTGACAGATGATGAAATTGCTGGAATGCTTATCGGGTTGCTC contains the following coding sequences:
- the CYP51A1 gene encoding lanosterol 14-alpha demethylase, which encodes MVAGPEAMQRLLEGGGSLLERVAVGTPLSLLLAASAFALSLGYLFQLGYRRHAGSDQRKYPPYISSSIPFLGHAVTFGKSPIEFLENAYDKYGPVFSFTMVGKTFTYLLGSDAAALLFNSKNEDLNAEDVYSRLTTPVFGKGVAYDVPNMVFLEQKKMLKTGLNIAQFKQHVSVIEEETKEYFKAWGESGEKNLFEALSELIILTASHCLHGKEIRSLLNAKVAELYADLDGGFTHAAWLLPGWLPLPSFRRRDRAHKAIKNIFYKVIQKRRKSEEKEDDMLQTLLDASYKDGRPLTDDEIAGMLIGLLLAGQHTSSTTSTWLGFFIARDKSIQKQCYAEQKTVCGDDLPPLTYDQLKDLSLLDHCLKETLRLRPPIMTIMRMAKTPQTVAGYNIPPGHQVCVSPTVNHRLRDSWKDALDFKPDRYLQDNPAAGEKFAYVPFGAGRHRCIGENFAYVQIKTIWSTLLRLYEFDLIDDYFPTINYTTMIHTPNNPIIRYKRRSL